In Spinacia oleracea cultivar Varoflay chromosome 5, BTI_SOV_V1, whole genome shotgun sequence, a single window of DNA contains:
- the LOC110790219 gene encoding 3-ketoacyl-CoA synthase 11-like, with protein MAQKMSENTEINSISSEKSGGNNNNDNKLPNFKQSVRLKYVKLGYHYVISNFLYLMLVPLSVTVISSVHVSVHSFQGLVQVSLDLVKYNLVTVFMCTALLVFLGTLYFTSRPRKVYLVNFACYKPDPSRKVTREIFMDRTINVGAFTQENIEFQKKILERSGLGQETYFPEALIQVPPNPCMAEARKEAELVMFGAIDELLAKTRVKAKDIGILVVNCSLFNPTPSLSAMIVNHYKLRGNVLSYNLGGMGCSAGLISIDLAKELLQVESNTYALVVSTENITQNWYWGNDRSMLLSNCLFRMGGAAILLSNRPSDRRRSKYQLVHTVRTHKGAEDKSYSCVYQKEDQNKKVGVSLSKDLMAVAGEALKANITTLGPLVLPMSEQLLFFITLVARKAFKMKIKPYIPDFKLAVEHFCIHAGGRAVLDELEKNLELSPWHMEPSRMTLYRFGNTSSSSLWYELAYAEAKGRIKRGHRTWQIAFGSGFKCNSAVWQALRTINPAKEQSPWIDEIHKFPVHVPRFTPLNMS; from the exons ATGGCACAAAAAATGAGCGAAAACACGGAAATCAATAGCATAAGCAGTGAAAAGAGTGGTGGTAACAACAATAATGATAATAAGCTTCCAAACTTCAAACAATCAGTTAGATTGAAGTACGTAAAGCTAGGTTACCATTATGTAATCTCAAATTTCTTATATCTAATGTTAGTCCCTTTGAGTGTTACAGTCATAAGTAGTGTACATGTTTCAGTACATTCGTTTCAAGGGTTGGTTCAAGTTTCACTAGACCTCGTCAAGTATAACTTGGTCACTGTATTTATGTGTACGGCCTTGTTGGTATTTCTCGGTACACTATACTTCACGAGTCGGCCGAGGAAGGTATACTTGGTTAACTTCGCTTGCTACAAGCCCGATCCATCTAGgaaagtcactagagagatttTCATGGATAGGACGATTAACGTTGGGGCTTTCACTCAAGAAAACATAGAATTTCAAAAGAAGATTCTAGAAAGATCGGGTTTAGGGCAAGAGACGTACTTCCCTGAGGCGTTGATCCAAGTCCCGCCTAACCCGTGTATGGCAGAGGCTCGAAAGGAGGCTGAGTTAGTCATGTTTGGAGCCATAGATGAATTGTTGGCTAAGACTAGGGTAAAGGCTAAGGACATAGGAATTTTGGTTGTGAATTGTAGTTTGTTTAACCCAACACCGTCTTTGTCCGCAATGATTGTGAACCATTACAAGCTTAGAGGCAATGTTTTGAGCTACAATCTTGGTGGTATGGGTTGCAGTGCTGGTCTCATTTCCATTGATCTTGCCAAAGAGCTCTTGCAG GTAGAAAGCAATACCTATGCATTGGTGGTGAGCACAGAAAACATAACACAAAATTGGTATTGGGGAAATGATCGATCAATGTTGTTATCAAACTGCCTGTTCCGTATGGGAGGAGCTGCCATCCTACTATCGAATCGACCATCTGACCGTCGTCGTTCCAAGTACCAACTAGTTCACACGGTCCGCACCCATAAGGGTGCAGAAGACAAAAGTTACTCATGTGTATACCAAAAGGAAGACCAAAACAAAAAAGTGGGTGTCTCTCTCTCAAAAGACCTAATGGCCGTAGCCGGGGAAGCCCTAAAGGCAAACATAACAACCCTAGGACCATTAGTTCTTCCAATGTCCGAGCAACTATTGTTTTTTATTACATTAGTCGCGAGGAAAGCATTCAAAATGAAAATCAAGCCATACATTCCTGATTTCAAGTTGGCCGTTGAGCATTTTTGCATTCATGCTGGTGGAAGAGCGGTGTTAGATGAGTTAGAGAAGAATCTAGAGTTATCGCCATGGCATATGGAGCCGTCTAGGATGACTCTTTATAGGTTCGGTAACACATCTAGTAGCTCATTGTGGTATGAATTGGCTTACGCCGAAGCCAAAGGGAGGATCAAAAGAGGTCATAGGACTTGGCAAATTGCATTTGGGTCAGGATTTAAGTGTAATAGTGCGGTTTGGCAAGCATTGAGGACCATTAACCCAGCTAAGGAGCAGAGTCCTTGGATTGATGAGATTCATAAATTCCCTGTTCATGTTCCAAGATTCACCCCTCTTAATATgtcctaa
- the LOC110790217 gene encoding TOM1-like protein 6 — MLPSLSLSSSSSVSATVRVDKATSELLVGPDWTMNIDICDFCNSNHWLAKDVVKEVKRRLQNKNPKVQLLTLTLLETMVKNCGEYIHYHIAERKILDEMIKLVKKKADMHVRDKILVLLDSWQEAFGGPGGKYSQYYWACDELRRSGVHFPQRSPRSAPVITPPVTHPSRVAQVGFGMPANSSRRLDEAMSSEVESLSISALESMRNAFELLDDMLQAVNPNDRMSVKDEVIVDLVDRCRANQKKLMQMITTTTDEELLAQGLEMNDILQSVIARHDGIASGAPLPNYKRDVSAQHTESVVDSNANCTEAKDKSLVEGSKSPASDAPGSEAPAEEEEEEDEFALLARRHSKTQGTPSHSAGTGSTEDAASSSGSNNALVLFDTPSPATATTTSSKEQDLIDLLSIVLTTSSTSPETPQAPNPAPAQDTFETSLNSYVVPWAQPQQQQPQPQPQHMQPMPQYQGHYQPMQSQPPQGYSSVYPPPPWEATSGYGNSQIQGSNPYLYPNSQGTVNNSSVSMQGGWSSQNVYPQYGNQPMYSSQAAGSFSPMQGVRTLQYANSFQNPTSINNNLHSSPHMTNTSSLPMQGGRPLQHVNSFPGNGSAMNGNATVLNNSSSVGIPSTGQKPYIPSYRLFEDLNVLGGSEGKIKSGPYSSASGTRI, encoded by the exons ATGTTGCCGTCGTTGTCGTTATCGTCGTCGTCCTCAGTTTCAGCTACGGTTCGTGTTGATAAGGCTACCAGCGAGCTTCTTGTTGGTCCTGACTGGACTATGAATATTGATATTTGTGATTTCTGCAATTCTAATCACTG GTTGGCAAAAGATGTGGTGAAAGAAGTGAAAAGGAGGTTGCAAAACAAGAATCCTAAAGTTCAATTGCTGACTTTAACG CTGTTAGAGACGATGGTAAAAAATTGTGGCGAGTATATACACTACCACATTGCTGAGCGAAAAATATTGGATGAAATGATCAAACTCGTAAAGAAAAAG GCTGACATGCACGTGAGAGATAAAATTTTGGTACTTCTGGATTCGTGGCAAGAAGCATTTGGTGGCCCTGGTGGAAAATATTCTCAATACTATTGGGCTTGTGATGAACTGAGG CGTTCTGGCGTCCATTTTCCCCAGCGCTCTCCGCGTTCAGCCCCAGTGATTACGCCGCCTGTCACCCATCCATCGAGAGTTGCTCAAGTTGGCTTCGGCATGCCTGCCAATTCTTCAAGAAGGCTGGATGAAGCCATGAGCTCTGAGGTTGAGAGCTTAAG CATTTCGGCGTTGGAATCTATGCGGAATGCGTTTGAGCTCTTGGATGACATGCTTCAAGCTGTCAATCCTAACGATCGTATG TCTGTGAAAGATGAAGTAATTGTAGATCTTGTTGATCGTTGTCGAGCAAATCAGAAGAAGTTGATGCAAATGATCACTACTACTAC TGATGAGGAACTTCTTGCTCAGGGTCTTGAGATGAATGATATTTTGCAAAGTGTGATTGCAAGGCATGATGGAATAGCCTCTGGTGCTCCTTTGCCAAATTATAAGAGGGATGTCAGTGCTCAACATACAGAATCAGTTGTAGACTCCAATGCCAATTGTACGGAGGCAAAAGACAAATCTCTTGTTGAGGGCAGCAAGTCTCCAGCATCTGATGCGCCTGGTTCAGAGGCTCCTGCtgaagaggaggaagaggaggatGAGTTTGCGTTGCTTGCACGAAG GCACTCAAAGACACAAGGTACACCTTCACATAGTGCTGGGACGGGTTCTACAGAAGATGCAGCCTCCTCCAGCGGCAGCAATAATGCACTGGTATTATTTGATACTCCTTCACCTGCAACTGCGACAACTACTAGTTCAAAAGAGCAAGACCTTATTGACCTTTTGAGCATTGTTctgacaacaagttcaacatCTCCCGAAACCCCACAAGCTCCAAACCCAGCTCCTGCACAGGACACATTTGAG ACATCTCTCAACAGTTATGTTGTGCCATGGGCGCAGCCTCAACAACAACAGCCTCAGCCCCAGCCCCAGCACATGCAACCTATGCCTCAATATCAAGGACATTACCAGCCGATGCAATCTCAACCTCCGCAGGGTTACTCTTCTGTTTACCCACCACCTCCATGGGAGGCAACTTCCGGTTATGGTAATAGCCAAATTCAAGGGTCGAATCCGTACCTCTACCCAAATTCTCAAGGAACTGTAAACAATTCTTCAGTGTCAATGCAAGGAGGTTGGTCATCACAGAATGTATATCCACAATATGGAAATCAACCAATGTATTCCAGTCAAGCTGCTGGCAGTTTCTCTCCAATGCAAGGCGTGCGTACACTGCAGTATGCCAATTCCTTCCAAAATCCGACATCTATAAACAATAACCTTCACTCAAGTCCACATATGACTAATACTTCATCATTACCTATGCAAGGAGGTAGACCACTTCAGCATGTCAACTCATTTCCAGGCAATGGGTCAGCTATGAATGGGAATGCTACGGTGTTGAATAATAGCTCTAGCGTTGGTATCCCTTCTACAGGACAGAAGCCTTATATTCCATCTTACCGACTTTTTGAAGATCTCAATGTTTTGGGTGGCTCAGAAGGCAAGATCAAGAGTGGTCCGTATTCAAGTGCATCAGGCACCCGAATATGA